In the Paralichthys olivaceus isolate ysfri-2021 chromosome 17, ASM2471397v2, whole genome shotgun sequence genome, one interval contains:
- the smchd1 gene encoding structural maintenance of chromosomes flexible hinge domain-containing protein 1, translated as MLSSTEPRGRSVQGHRAEHRPQRRIRVCDCRPQRSAGSSVQQLETSGTNFTGFLRLLHKTFSLLSNEIFVVATTDRTVLDSERFEELQDDCTLYLLHRVDQDLPAAMEEHITFTPHYDTLIQSGLHEYYDSEGQTPLAFTLAELIDNSLWATSENTGKRTIEIRMLFDESLGQPAIIALDNGCGMTSQKLNEWAVYRCSKFNRSSKEYVRPDPAPRSLNSDISYFGVGGKQAIFYIGDSVRMITKPVDCPDVHELVLSKEDFKRKEQNKEYVYQSVIRNRKPGDPSHVIKNSECFLRSLIAEENGKKSFTAVVITGIKPQHINFLKHSFNVLTRQLAHTYHYYIHGVNGNDPSSSSTNSDCLKIDIQVTLREKPPKLPRVVNLRKIDDDMQSLYIKAAADTFEFKATTGVNAGTVEGIIRYHPFLYDKETYPEDPLAPPDEEDNDSESGVQHQARGKRPIFECFWNGRLIPYTTVEEFDWCAWNVKAIKVPKDCYSRFSGVLFTNDKFQVTTNKLTFMDLEQKVKSKDTIFTRVVKGQEQRSNIQREFTQWLINCHENLDKQVKFLGFEKIVTLPDMPSKKMQHPWAKFSAIEWDGKIYRTGQLVKSQKTQPIVHGTVLQFLLYGEHDRDVFATGGQVEVRLEPRALYNKNKTIPIFKIDRNATDEGIKNHIENDFGRLPHELKVSWPKSHEWPQNGSHPAGTPLGPLTVEIMNKKKEAMSRMPAVIQGTVIKLSVKLTVVRNGPGKAEEVVSLVGQHSGKWGFGFKKIETLTDPGSYTLALNTLINDTGATDFGGRDLPSSKISFTITVGRAEAFDFGEVRSPLHVGVPFDIPLQIKDLYGNSTKPLPSLLPELECSDLEVSYETVDCSGSKFIIKGVKARGKVLNYQQGKKHKLRVTLPSLNKQTQTIEISLLPGTPHSLHVKTDDKPFEIQNGTAARFHVEIHDEAGNVTAHPKQTVYCQVQVKGLSPTTVDCSRTGAGQLVTKPINLKIIEGKPQKLKVKFELPSCRNVESVVRELSVIPSTRVSQIMVYSRNDESLVLRNSEKIEWLAGGSLENLFYKLHDEAGKDVPITAEIASMMKVNWTSQVNIKDLVQGMLPVVQVPTQVQEERFYQVSYQDQSVSVSFTIIPRPDEPAKLKTTLLHNTMKLGETLSETINLELVDKYDNATKTLTATCVNNLTVKAEGLDKEAVAFTWQESSRSVDVTGIRFFRGTGIKNLLFTYQTYTTYQIVNVTAGYPAQLKLVSGPTQPLQVINDHSIPTPFLIQLVDEWENVSPDERVVVEMKSSPSGLKVLSAVSQPVDSEGKVSFTVKGVSGPRGCYQLDFNGFLNHKLIPGPTVYLTVLPNPNKPVSLSVEYNTAAMFPAGGTFPVFSVTVVSDEGSPMTTLNPANVTMLLWEGEASNQRPTKTPTELKCSKPMENERKDCFHFRDKPIPESAGQHTIQFSLLIDKTNFLLSDQITINVVANQPVKLAPESQPPAPAVSCCTDITNRTLLQNMTLRIMDSYGNPAGKDLGGQVIVSIINCSGDGQKPTPLFEGRLKRYAINLVEGQVHITRLAIMENSPGENGRAYTLRFQPDVPKVPTALAPFELTFHFYDEAVNQQKVCDLLKKKDSLKSAVSAHNKLFDGYSELLSLLTEQHQTAKNKVASLRFILNKKNITVTESIPAIDRLLREKRTEAEGLRSAARRVCSISDDFRGQQDVLGMVGHLAYVEDDAAARVISWQIRGDMDCVITRTTAAARRIYDDTQGRQQVMPLDSANLPQMNRPLPHIKNGHELFEAPGNPVFARDLLIYPKDKESCATVFAIFLGETILIDDLDSANQYRLKVVQNRIRCPTILTKQGDRISAVGKFGGTQNKAPPITSLKVFGAPLPQHFYTLQEQIDMLHQYRAAVEKQKKAEKDHDDHSNMMKSPPVMQKQQDKERKEKQLEEIERQLNSTTMRPLKRVLEDAAGPLDIITKRAK; from the exons ATGTTGTCGTCCACGGAGCCGAGGGGCCGGAGCGTCCAGGGGCACCGCGCAGAGCATCGGCCGCAGAGACGGATCCGCGTTTGCGACTGTCGCCCCCAACGCTCCGCGGGCTCCTCCGTGCAGCAGCTGGAAACCTCCGGGACGAACTTCACTGGTTTTCTGCGACTCCTCCACAAA ACATTTTCACTCCTTTCAAATGAGATATTTGTGGTGGCTACAACAGATAGAACAGTCCTGGATTCTGAAAGATTTG AGGAGCTTCAGGATGACTGTACCCTCTACTTGCTGCATCGGGTGGACCAAGATCTCCCCGCGGCGATGGAGGAGCACATCACGTTTACGCCACATTATGACACGTTGATCCAGAGTGGCCTTCATGAGTACTACGACAGTGAGGGCCAGACACCCTTAG CCTTCACACTTGCTGAGCTGATCGACAACTCTCTGTGGGCCACATCTGAAAACACAGGAAAGAGGACAATAGAGATACGAATG cTATTTGATGAAAGTCTGGGGCAACCCGCCATCATTGCCTTAGATAACGGATGTGGGATGACCTCGCAGAAGCTCAATGAATGGGCAGTTTACAGATGCTCTAAATTTAACAGGTCGAGTAAAGAGTATGTTCGGCCTGATCCCGCCCCTCGGAGTCTCAACAGTGATATATCCTACTTCGGAGTTGGAGGAAAACAGGCTATTTTCTACATCGGAGACTCGGTCAGG ATGATCACCAAACCAGTCGACTGTCCAGATGTTCATGAGCTGGTTTTGTCAAAAGAAGATTTtaagagaaaagaacagaacaaagaGTATGTTTACCAGAGCGTCATCAGAAACAGGAAG cccgGCGACCCTTCACACGTGATTAAAAACAGCGAGTGCTTCCTCCGTTCTTTAATCGCTGAGGAAAATGGGAAGAAAAGCTTCACAGCTGTGGTCATCACAGGGATCAAGCCACAGCATATTAACTTTCTGAAGCACAGTTTCAACGTGCTGACCAGACAACTAGC tCACACGTATCACTATTACATACATGGAGTCAATGGAAATGACCcaagcagcagctccacaaacTCGGATTGTTTGAAGATTGACATTCAG GTCACCTTGCGGGAAAAGCCTCCCAAATTACCCCGTGTGGTGAATCTTCGGAAAATCGATGACGACATGCAGAGTCTTTACATAAAAGCTGCCGCAGACACGTTTGAGTTTAAGGCCACCACCGGAGTCAACGCCGGCACAGTGGAGGGAATCATTCGCTATCATCCCTTCCTTTACGACAAGGAGACATACCCTGAAGACCCGCTAG CACCTCCTGATGAAGAAGATAACGATAGTGAGTCTGGGGTCCAGCATCAGGCAAGAGGCAAGAGGCCGATCTTTGAGTGTTTCTGGAATGGACGCCTCATACCCTACACCACAGTAGAGGA GTTTGACTGGTGTGCGTGGAACGTGAAAGCAATAAAGGTGCCCAAAGACTGTTACAGCCGCTTTTCAGGAGTACTCTTCACTAATGACAAATTCCAGGTCACCACGAACAAGCTCACTTTCATGGACCTGGAGCAGAAAGTGAAGAGCAAGGACACTATCTTCACACGAGTTGTTAAAGGACAG GAACAAAGAAGTAACATACAGAGGGAGTTCACACAGTGGCTAATAAACTGTCATGAGAATTTGGACAAGCAAGTGAAGTTCCTCGGCTTCGAGAAGATTGTAACTCTACCAGATATGCCCTCGAAGAAAATGCAGCATCCCTGGGCGAAGTTCTCCGCCATCGAATGGGACGGCAAAATATACAGAACAGGCCAACTT gtGAAGTCTCAGAAAACGCAGCCAATTGTGCATGGCACCGTGCTCCAGTTTTTGCTGTATGGAGAACATGACAGAGACGTCTTTGCCACAGGAGGACAGGTTGAAGTTCGTCTG GAACCCAGAGCACTTTACAACAAGAACAAGACCATACCCATTTTCAAGATCGACAGGAACGCCACTGACGAAGGCATCAAGAACCACATTGAAAACGACTTCGGAAG GCTTCCACATGAGCTGAAAGTGTCCTGGCCGAAAAGTCACGAATGGCCACAGAATGGTTCTCATCCAGCTGGGACTCCGTTAG GGCCACTCACAGTCGAGATcatgaacaaaaagaaagaggcaATGTCGAGGATGCCAGCAGTGATCCAGGGGACGGTGATCAAACTGAGCGTCAAGCTAACAGTGGTCAGGAACG GTCCTGGAAAGGCTGAAGAGGTTGTCAGTTTGGTTGGCCAGCACTCGGGAAAGTGGGGTTTTGGGTTCAAAAAAATTG AGACGTTAACTGACCCAGGGAGTTACACACTGGCCCTCAACACCCTTATAAATGACACCGGTGCCACAGACTTTGGAGGCAGAGACCTTCCAAGCTCCAAAATCAGTTTCACCATCACGG TGGGTAGAGCTGAGGCGTTTGATTTTGGTGAGGTGCGCTCCCCTCTTCATGTCGGAGTGCCATTTGACATTCCCCTGCAGATAAAAGATCTTTATGGAAACTCAACAAAGCCTCTTCCCAGTCTCCTGCCTGAACTCGAATGCAG TGACCTGGAGGTGAGTTATGAGACAGTGGACTGCAGTGGGAGCAAGTTCATCATCAAAGGTGTCAAAGCAAGAGGAAAAGTCCTGAATTACCAACAAGGCAAG aaacacaaactgagagtGACCCTGCCCAGcctgaacaaacaaacacagaccatCGAGATCAGTCTTCTCCCCG GTACTCCCCATTCTCTCCATGTGAAGACAGATGACAAACCATTCGAGATACAGAATGGAACCGCTGCCAGGTTTCACGTTGAAATTCACGACGAGGCTGGAAACGTCACTGCTCACCCCAAGCAGACAGTTTActgccag GTCCAGGTCAAGGGGCTCTCGCCGACGACGGTCGACTGCAGCAGAACAGGAGCAGGGCAGCTGGTGACAAAGCCCATAAACCTGAAAATCATTGAGGGAAAACCTCAAAAGCTGAAAGTTAAATTTGAATTGCct agTTGTAGGAATGTCGAGTCAGTCGTGAGGGAGCTGAGTGTGATACCCAGCACCAGAGTCTCCCAGATCATGGTCTACAGTCGGAATGATGAGAGTCTCGTGCTGAGGAACAGTGAGAAGATCGAGTGGCTGGCTGGAGGCTCACTGGAGAACCTGTTCTATAAGCTGCATGATGAGGCCGGCAAAGATGTGCCCATCACTGCTGAAATAGCTTCTATGATGAAG gtTAACTGGACGAGCCAAGTTAATATCAAAGACTTGGTGCAGGGGATGCTGCCTGTCGTTCAGGTGCCCACACAGGTGCAGGAGGAGCGTTTCTACCAGGTCTCTTACCAAGACCAGAGCGTGTCTGTCTCCTTTACTATCAT ACCTCGTCCAGATGAACCAGCAAAATTAAAGACGACTCTGCTCCACAACACAATGAAACTGGGTGAAACTCTGTCTGAAACCATCA ACCTGGAGCTTGTGGACAAGTACGACAATGCAACCAAGACGCTAACGGCCACCTGTGTGAACAACTTGACTGTGAAAGCCGAGGGTCTGGACAAAGAAGCTGTCGCCTTTACATGGCAG GAGAGCAGCAGGTCTGTGGATGTGACAGGAATCCGTTTCTTCCGTGGGACCGGCATTAAAAACCTACTCTTCACGTACCAGACCTACACGACGTACCAGATCGTTAATGTGACCGCTGGATACCCTGCACAGCTGAAACTAGTCAGTGGACCTACGCAG CCTTTGCAGGTGATTAACGATCACAGCATCCCCACCCCGTTCCTCATCCAACTCGTCGACGAGTGGGAAAACGTCTCTCCTGATGAGAGGGTCGTCGTGGAAATGAAATCTTCACCATCAGGACTGAAG GTGTTGTCAGCTGTTTCACAACCAGTGGATTCAGAAGGGAAGGTCTCTTTCACTGTTAAAGGTGTGAGTGGTCCAAG GGGGTGCTATCAGCTGGACTTTAACGGTTTCTTAAACCACAAACTCATCCCTGGTCCAACAGTGTATCTCACTGTTCTACCTAATCCCAACAAACCTGTGAGTCTGTCAGTGGAGTACAACACCGCCGCAATGTTTCCTGCCGGAGGAACTTTcccag tgttcTCAGTGACTGTGGTGTCTGATGAAGGAAGCCCAATGACGACTCTTAACCCAGCTAATGTGACCATGTTGCTGTGGGAGGGAGAAGCCTCAAACCAAAGACCTACAAAGACA CCCACTGAGCTGAAGTGTAGTAAACCCATGGAGAATGAAAGGAAAGACTGTTTTCACTTCAG AGACAAACCAATCCCAGAATCTGCTGGACAGCACACCATCCAGTTCTCTCTGCTCATCGACAAAACAAACTTCCTGCTCAGCGATCAG ATCACTATAAACGTGGTGGCCAATCAGCCCGTCAAACTGGCGCCCGAATCccagcctccagctccagctgttTCCTGCTGCACGGACATTACAAACCGAACACTGCTGCAGAATATGACTCTGAGGATAATG GACTCCTACGGAAACCCAGCAGGGAAGGACCTGGGCGGCCAAGTGATCGTTTCTATAATCAACTGTAGCGGTGATGGACAAAAACCCACTCCTCTGTTTGAAGGCAGACTCAAAAGATATGCAATTAACCTGGTGGAGGGACAGGTCCACATCACT AGGTTGGCTATCATGGAGAACAGCCCAGGAGAGAACGGCAGGGCATACACCCTCCGCTTTCAACCGGACGTGCCAAAGGTTCCCACGGCCCTCGCTCCATTTGAGCTCACCTTCCATTTTTACGACg aaGCAGTGAACCAACAGAAAGTGTGTGACCTGCTGAAGAAGAAGGATTCTCTCAAGTCTGCTGTTTCAGCCCATAATAAACTTTTCGATGGTTACTCTGAACTCCTTAGTCTGCTCACAG AACAACACCAGACTGCGAAAAACAAAGTGGCCAGCCTGAGATTCATTCTGAACAAGAAGAACATAACAGTAACAGAATCT ATTCCTGCTATTGACAGACtcctgagagagaagagaacgGAAGCAGAGGGACTTCGCTCTGCGGCCAGAAGAGTCTGCTCCATTAGTGATGACTTCAGGGGCCAGCAGGATGTTTTGGGAATG GTTGGTCACTTGGCATACGTGGAGGACGACGCGGCAGCCAGAGTCATCTCCTGGCAGATCAGGGGTGACATGGACTGCGTCATCACCAGGACGACAGCGGCAGCTCGGAGGATCTATGACGACACTCAGGGCAGGCAGCAGGTCATGCCCCTCGACAGCGCGAACCTGCCACAAATGAACAG ACCACTGCCACACATAAAAAACGGCCACGAGCTCTTTGAGGCCCCTGGGAACCCGGTGTTTGCCAGAGACCTCCTGATTTACCCAAAGGACAAGGAGAGCTGTGCCACCG TGTTTGCAATCTTCCTCGGTGAGACGATTCTGATCGACGACCTGGATTCTGCAAACCAATACAGGCTGAAG GTGGTGCAGAACAGGATCCGGTGTCCAACCATTCTGACCAAGCAGGGGGACAGGATCAGTGCTGTGGGCAAGTTTGGAGGCACACAGAACAAAGCTCCACCAATAACCTCATTAAAAGTGTTCGGAGCGCCCCTCCCACAGCATTTCTACACTCTACAAGAACAAATAG ACATGCTCCATCAGTACCGGGCAGCTGTGGAGAAGCAAAAGAAGGCAGAAAAGGATCATGACGACCACTCGAACATGATGAAGTCTCCTCCCGTGATGCAAAAGCAACAAGataaggagaggaaagagaagcagctggaggagattGAAAGACAACTTA ACTCTACAACCATGCGACCACTGAAGCGGGTTCTGGAGGACGCTGCCGGGCCTCTTGACATCATCACAAAAAGAGCAAAATGA